One window from the genome of Microbulbifer sp. ALW1 encodes:
- a CDS encoding LysE family translocator gives MSILEWLSLAGVCALGAMSPGPSLLIVLRHASASLVNGTACALAHGLAIGLYALLSALGLTLLLTQSPALFTGLQWIGALFLLYLGWKALSAPSPNSSAAAGPIDDATDQPQQSLPASPVRAAMQGFAIAIFNPKVALFFTALFSQFLSDGQSTSTKIAMATLAGGIDAAWYLLIATLVYIGRKRGIRGGSWSHRLQQLFGILLIGLAARLVWTLG, from the coding sequence ATGAGTATTCTGGAATGGCTGTCGCTGGCCGGGGTTTGCGCCCTTGGCGCCATGTCTCCTGGCCCGAGCTTACTCATTGTGCTGCGTCATGCCAGCGCAAGTCTTGTCAATGGTACTGCCTGCGCCCTTGCCCACGGCCTGGCAATCGGTCTTTATGCGCTGCTATCTGCACTCGGGCTGACACTGCTCCTGACCCAGTCACCCGCGCTGTTTACCGGCCTGCAATGGATCGGCGCGCTGTTTTTGCTCTACCTTGGCTGGAAGGCCCTCTCGGCGCCAAGCCCGAATTCCAGTGCAGCGGCGGGCCCCATTGACGATGCCACAGACCAGCCGCAGCAATCGCTGCCCGCTTCACCGGTTCGCGCCGCCATGCAGGGATTCGCCATCGCAATCTTCAATCCCAAGGTAGCCCTCTTCTTTACTGCCCTCTTCAGCCAGTTCCTTAGCGATGGCCAGAGCACCAGCACCAAAATCGCCATGGCGACCCTCGCCGGCGGTATTGATGCCGCCTGGTATCTACTGATCGCCACTCTGGTGTACATTGGTCGTAAGCGCGGCATACGTGGCGGCAGCTGGAGCCATCGGTTACAGCAGTTATTCGGTATTTTGCTGATAGGCCTTGCCGCGCGGCTTGTATGGACGCTCGGTTGA
- a CDS encoding DUF924 family protein, protein MTPDSSQASALRGTVTTSEVLNFWFGSDELQAMPDIASRNRWFQKSDEFDQQIRKHFGATVEAAQAGELDHWRESSRGELALILLCDQFSRNIFRGQPTAFAGDPLALDIGQTIVRENRQGEFGLHQRAFVGMPLEHSESGEIQAQSVAYFDQLRQAFSGPGVDDSDTQAAEGYYRFAVAHKAVIDEFGRYPHRNNALGRDTSVAEQAWLDNGGGF, encoded by the coding sequence ATGACCCCAGATTCCAGCCAAGCCTCTGCCCTCCGGGGTACCGTTACCACCTCAGAGGTCCTCAATTTCTGGTTCGGTAGCGACGAACTGCAGGCAATGCCCGATATCGCCAGCCGCAACCGCTGGTTTCAGAAGAGTGACGAGTTCGACCAGCAGATCCGCAAACACTTTGGCGCTACCGTGGAGGCCGCCCAAGCGGGTGAGCTGGATCACTGGCGGGAATCCTCCCGCGGTGAGCTAGCCCTGATCCTGTTATGCGACCAGTTCAGCCGTAATATTTTCCGTGGACAGCCCACAGCCTTTGCCGGCGACCCGCTGGCACTGGATATCGGCCAAACCATCGTCCGCGAGAATCGCCAGGGTGAATTCGGCCTGCACCAGAGGGCCTTTGTGGGCATGCCGCTGGAACATTCGGAATCCGGCGAGATCCAGGCCCAGTCTGTGGCCTACTTCGACCAACTGCGACAGGCGTTCAGCGGCCCCGGGGTAGACGACAGCGACACACAGGCGGCGGAAGGCTACTACCGGTTCGCCGTGGCCCACAAGGCGGTTATCGATGAATTCGGACGTTACCCGCACCGCAATAACGCACTGGGCCGAGACACCTCGGTCGCAGAGCAGGCCTGGCTGGACAATGGAGGGGGCTTCTGA
- a CDS encoding DUF6249 domain-containing protein — translation MRARNSKVRNGLPAWGIAIAVALGLGVSGSVLAQSDEVVKPVPPAPPAPVIVVPEPPEGKVTKQVRILRQEDGSLRIHTRDENGENADVEINLGEAFGGAVTQRIYEKLEEKGILDEKGLVIEEALESVPRNIQIGIQADLERAQRAEERAERARERAERAREDSHHDHHYENYRPQDLEWLIAVIAILAVFGTPIMIVWLATRNSYRKKQLVMENINRMVSEGRDIPPELLDALEGESTSKAKDRGFTLIAVGAAIFIWLTAAGGLGAGSLGLIPLFIGVARYINWKLDQQQFG, via the coding sequence ATGAGAGCGAGAAATTCAAAAGTACGCAACGGCCTGCCGGCCTGGGGTATTGCGATTGCGGTTGCCCTGGGTCTGGGTGTGTCCGGCAGTGTGCTGGCGCAGAGCGACGAGGTCGTGAAGCCAGTACCGCCGGCCCCTCCGGCGCCGGTGATTGTGGTACCTGAGCCTCCGGAAGGTAAGGTGACCAAGCAGGTTCGAATCCTGCGCCAGGAAGACGGCAGTCTGCGTATCCATACGCGGGACGAAAATGGCGAAAACGCCGACGTGGAAATCAACCTCGGTGAGGCCTTCGGCGGCGCGGTGACCCAGCGCATTTATGAGAAGCTGGAGGAGAAGGGCATCCTCGATGAGAAGGGGCTGGTTATTGAGGAGGCGCTGGAATCAGTGCCGCGCAATATCCAGATTGGCATCCAGGCCGACCTGGAGCGGGCCCAGCGGGCGGAGGAACGTGCTGAGCGCGCCAGGGAGCGTGCAGAAAGAGCACGTGAGGACAGTCACCATGACCATCACTACGAGAATTACCGGCCGCAGGATCTGGAGTGGCTGATTGCGGTCATCGCGATTCTGGCGGTGTTCGGCACGCCGATCATGATTGTCTGGCTGGCGACCCGTAACAGCTATCGCAAGAAACAGCTGGTGATGGAGAACATCAACCGCATGGTCTCGGAAGGCCGTGATATTCCGCCAGAGTTACTGGATGCACTGGAGGGCGAAAGCACCAGCAAAGCCAAAGATCGGGGCTTTACCCTGATTGCGGTCGGCGCTGCGATCTTTATCTGGCTGACCGCGGCTGGCGGTCTGGGAGCGGGTAGTCTTGGCCTGATTCCGCTGTTTATCGGTGTGGCGCGCTACATCAACTGGAAGCTCGATCAGCAGCAATTCGGTTAA
- a CDS encoding sigma-70 family RNA polymerase sigma factor yields MNLDDEDLIRRVVDDGDQRAYAQLVRRYQSQLRFSLRQLCDGDQGLADDMAQEAFIKAYKALPAFRGDARFSTWLYRIAYNLVMSHKRKNAPDVDQDAVDRAQAQESVEEAQQLGMARDLNSAMGELSDAQRQAVHLCMQRGFSHEEAATIMKLPLGTVKSHVNRAKAKLQTLLQAWREEVVSG; encoded by the coding sequence ATGAACCTCGATGATGAGGATCTGATCAGGCGCGTCGTCGACGACGGGGACCAGCGGGCTTACGCCCAGCTGGTTCGTCGCTATCAGTCACAGCTGCGATTCTCGCTCCGTCAGCTGTGCGATGGCGACCAGGGGTTGGCGGACGATATGGCGCAGGAGGCTTTTATCAAAGCCTACAAGGCGCTGCCGGCATTTCGGGGTGATGCGCGATTCAGCACCTGGCTGTATCGCATCGCCTACAATCTGGTCATGAGCCACAAGCGCAAGAATGCGCCGGATGTGGATCAGGACGCGGTCGATCGCGCCCAGGCCCAGGAAAGCGTCGAAGAAGCGCAGCAACTGGGGATGGCCAGGGACCTGAATTCAGCGATGGGGGAGTTGAGTGACGCCCAGAGGCAGGCGGTGCATCTGTGTATGCAGCGCGGCTTTTCACACGAAGAGGCGGCAACCATTATGAAGTTGCCGCTGGGCACGGTAAAATCCCACGTTAACCGCGCCAAGGCCAAATTGCAGACACTGCTACAGGCTTGGCGAGAGGAGGTAGTCAGTGGCTGA
- a CDS encoding LEA type 2 family protein, which produces MKHRIDQRCAKKHQSEWASGWSRIRGIALIWAMLISAALLQGCAVLSPDFEKPEVQVTALEPLPNNHSGDLRFRIHLRVFNPNRSELALSGLYYTLKLAGHKVITGTSSELPTIPAYGQEAIVVDASANLMGSFMAAAELLRLQGNTVPYELEAKLGLRQSILPSIKVTRRGDIQLGQYHR; this is translated from the coding sequence GTGAAACATCGTATTGACCAACGCTGCGCAAAGAAGCACCAGAGCGAATGGGCATCCGGCTGGAGCCGTATTCGAGGTATCGCCCTGATCTGGGCAATGCTTATTTCCGCAGCCCTGCTCCAGGGCTGCGCCGTGCTGTCGCCAGATTTCGAAAAGCCCGAGGTCCAGGTGACTGCGCTGGAACCCCTGCCAAACAACCACAGCGGTGACCTGCGGTTTCGTATCCACTTGCGAGTTTTTAATCCCAACCGTAGTGAACTGGCACTATCCGGGCTCTATTACACCCTGAAACTTGCGGGGCACAAGGTAATTACCGGTACCTCCAGCGAACTCCCGACCATTCCCGCTTACGGGCAGGAGGCCATAGTGGTAGATGCCTCGGCCAACCTGATGGGCTCCTTTATGGCAGCGGCGGAGCTTCTCAGACTCCAGGGCAACACGGTGCCTTACGAACTGGAAGCCAAGCTGGGTTTGCGGCAGTCAATTCTGCCTTCGATCAAAGTAACCCGGCGCGGCGATATACAGCTGGGACAATATCATCGGTAA
- a CDS encoding 2OG-Fe(II) oxygenase: protein MEFAKLQPDLQQWIRDAVTNGQQLSVMMDALLKAGYQPAISQAVEQCIADYGISSQRPVSPLTPSNDSHTSKSRTSDSSSGESRTIGTNPQVDAGSRFRFFNPAKNGIDLGDRQVEILLALKHPNVVLIGNLLSDAECDGLIAMSRSQLTPSRVVNSERGTYDLGQARTSAGTYFKRAENPLIAGIESRISRLLGVPESRGEPLQILHYQAGAEYRPHYDFFNPERPGNKGVLSMGGQRVGTLIMYLNSVEAGGSTVFPRVGLDVLPKKGCGLFFSYANEQGDLDHQTLHAGSPVISGEKWIATKWLRVHDYVSSST, encoded by the coding sequence GTGGAGTTTGCCAAGCTTCAGCCGGATTTACAGCAGTGGATTCGCGATGCTGTCACCAACGGCCAGCAACTGTCGGTGATGATGGATGCCTTGTTAAAGGCCGGATATCAGCCCGCCATTTCCCAAGCGGTAGAGCAATGTATTGCCGATTACGGCATTTCTTCGCAGCGGCCTGTTTCCCCATTGACACCATCCAATGACTCTCATACCAGTAAATCTCGTACCAGTGATTCTAGCTCCGGTGAAAGTCGCACCATTGGCACGAATCCACAGGTGGATGCCGGAAGTCGCTTCCGATTTTTCAACCCGGCCAAAAACGGTATTGATCTCGGTGATCGTCAGGTGGAGATTTTACTGGCGCTCAAGCACCCAAACGTTGTGTTAATTGGCAATCTTCTTTCGGATGCGGAATGCGATGGGTTGATTGCCATGTCGCGCTCGCAGTTAACGCCGTCCCGGGTGGTTAACTCCGAACGCGGTACCTATGACCTGGGGCAGGCGCGCACCAGTGCCGGTACTTACTTCAAACGGGCGGAAAATCCGCTGATTGCGGGCATCGAGTCCCGCATTTCCCGCTTGCTGGGGGTGCCGGAGAGTCGTGGCGAGCCGCTGCAGATACTGCACTACCAAGCCGGAGCCGAGTACCGCCCGCACTACGACTTTTTCAACCCCGAAAGACCCGGAAACAAAGGTGTGCTCTCAATGGGCGGACAGCGGGTTGGCACTTTGATCATGTACCTGAATAGCGTAGAGGCTGGCGGTTCCACAGTCTTCCCCAGGGTGGGGTTGGATGTGCTGCCGAAAAAGGGCTGTGGCCTGTTTTTCTCCTACGCCAATGAACAGGGTGATCTCGACCACCAGACCTTGCATGCTGGCAGCCCGGTGATCAGTGGTGAAAAGTGGATTGCGACCAAATGGCTGCGGGTGCACGATTACGTCAGCTCGTCCACCTGA
- a CDS encoding mechanosensitive ion channel family protein produces MFSISLSPIFPTPGVLSGLPGLEWAQTLPTDPEKAKELADALELAKVPPSSFSNVVEVVSASLVNIWDGFLGHIPFFIASVLMLLLTWVIATIAGKFTRRFAKKTTQRPSLQDLLVRLTKIFIWLLGLLFTAMVLFPGLTPAKALGGLGLLSVAVGLAFKDMFENFFAGILILWRFPFEAGDVIKCENVHGRVEAVEVRNTTIRRTTGELVIVPNLFLFKNPCEILTDRNKRRITIIAGVAYGEDLSAAVDIIEQAVSGCKTVRDDEPIQIFPQGFGDSSIDIEVTWWAGSTPLEERRSRGEVVTAVKKALDDAGIEIPFPYRTLTFKEPLPIVGDLGRE; encoded by the coding sequence ATGTTTTCGATTTCTCTGTCGCCGATATTTCCTACTCCAGGTGTTCTCAGCGGTCTGCCCGGCCTTGAATGGGCGCAGACGCTACCGACCGACCCTGAGAAGGCAAAAGAGCTTGCCGACGCCTTGGAGCTTGCCAAGGTGCCGCCATCTTCCTTTTCAAATGTGGTGGAAGTAGTCTCTGCCTCGCTGGTGAATATCTGGGATGGCTTCCTCGGGCATATTCCGTTCTTCATCGCCAGCGTGCTGATGCTGTTGCTCACCTGGGTGATCGCCACCATTGCCGGGAAGTTCACCCGTCGCTTTGCGAAAAAAACCACCCAGCGTCCGTCACTCCAGGACCTGTTGGTTCGACTGACCAAAATTTTTATCTGGCTACTCGGCCTGCTGTTTACCGCGATGGTGTTGTTTCCCGGACTGACACCTGCGAAGGCCCTGGGGGGGCTGGGGTTGCTTTCGGTTGCCGTCGGCTTGGCATTCAAAGACATGTTTGAAAACTTCTTTGCCGGTATTTTGATTTTATGGCGTTTCCCGTTTGAAGCCGGCGATGTGATCAAATGCGAAAATGTGCACGGCAGGGTGGAAGCGGTAGAGGTGCGCAATACGACGATCCGGCGAACGACCGGGGAGCTGGTGATCGTTCCTAACCTGTTTCTGTTCAAAAACCCCTGTGAAATCCTCACGGATCGTAACAAGCGGCGTATCACCATCATTGCCGGTGTCGCCTACGGGGAAGATCTCAGTGCAGCGGTCGACATCATCGAGCAGGCCGTGAGCGGGTGTAAAACGGTGCGGGATGACGAGCCGATCCAGATATTTCCCCAAGGGTTTGGCGATAGCAGTATCGATATTGAAGTGACCTGGTGGGCAGGGTCCACCCCCCTGGAAGAGAGGCGCTCCAGAGGGGAGGTGGTCACTGCAGTGAAGAAGGCGTTAGACGACGCGGGTATTGAGATTCCATTCCCTTATCGCACGCTGACCTTCAAGGAGCCACTGCCCATCGTGGGTGATCTGGGGCGTGAGTAA
- the maiA gene encoding maleylacetoacetate isomerase, with amino-acid sequence MDMELHGYFRSSASYRVRIALNLKGLAYEYHPVNLLKGEQREAQYRKLNPQGLVPALIDAGHIFTQSLAILEWLDEQHPEPALLPKDALARARVRALAYNLACDIQPIQNLRVLKYLQSELGASDEQKVAWIQHWIDGGFQALEAQLTALGSAFAGGDNPGLFECCLIPQIYNAERFGMDISNYPHIARIAKACAALPAFEKARPENQPDSTL; translated from the coding sequence ATGGATATGGAGCTGCACGGCTATTTTCGCTCTTCTGCCAGCTACCGGGTAAGAATCGCTCTCAATTTAAAGGGGCTGGCGTACGAATATCACCCGGTGAACCTACTAAAAGGAGAGCAGCGGGAAGCGCAGTACCGCAAACTCAACCCCCAGGGGCTGGTACCGGCGCTGATCGATGCCGGGCACATTTTCACCCAGTCCCTCGCCATTCTGGAATGGTTGGATGAGCAGCACCCCGAACCCGCCCTGCTGCCCAAAGATGCCCTGGCCCGGGCACGAGTGCGCGCTCTGGCTTACAACCTGGCCTGTGACATTCAGCCAATACAAAATCTTAGGGTGCTCAAATACCTGCAATCTGAATTGGGCGCCAGTGACGAGCAAAAAGTCGCGTGGATCCAGCACTGGATCGACGGCGGTTTTCAGGCGCTGGAAGCCCAGCTCACCGCCCTCGGCAGCGCCTTTGCAGGAGGCGATAATCCGGGCCTGTTCGAGTGCTGCCTGATCCCGCAAATCTACAATGCCGAGCGCTTTGGCATGGACATCAGCAACTACCCACACATTGCCCGTATCGCCAAAGCCTGTGCCGCCCTGCCCGCCTTTGAAAAGGCGCGTCCGGAAAATCAGCCCGACAGCACACTGTAA
- a CDS encoding MarR family winged helix-turn-helix transcriptional regulator, whose protein sequence is MTTTDKTPRDAAPAEGDFANPMDAVRPDDLRLEKFLPYRLSVLSNRVSNAIAHAYGARFDLTIPAWRVMAILGRFPNLSAADLVEQTAMDKVAISRAVSILIRNDYITRSEDLADRRRQVLNLSDLGRDVYERIVPLAQQYENDLMGSLSAEERGQLDNIIEKLMARAQDWVNRGLID, encoded by the coding sequence ATGACAACAACAGACAAGACACCACGAGATGCTGCGCCCGCAGAAGGGGATTTCGCCAATCCTATGGATGCGGTGCGCCCGGACGATTTGCGGTTGGAAAAATTCCTGCCGTATCGGTTGTCGGTGCTTTCCAACCGAGTGAGCAATGCAATTGCCCACGCCTATGGTGCGCGGTTCGATCTCACCATTCCCGCCTGGCGCGTGATGGCGATCCTGGGGCGCTTCCCCAACCTGTCCGCGGCAGACCTGGTGGAGCAGACGGCAATGGACAAAGTTGCCATCAGTCGCGCGGTTTCGATCCTGATCAGGAACGATTACATCACCCGCAGTGAAGACCTGGCTGACCGTCGCCGCCAGGTGTTGAACCTGTCGGATCTGGGCCGCGACGTCTACGAGCGCATCGTGCCGCTGGCGCAGCAGTACGAGAATGATTTGATGGGTTCTCTCTCGGCGGAAGAGCGTGGTCAGCTGGACAATATTATTGAAAAGCTGATGGCGCGCGCCCAGGACTGGGTGAATCGCGGCCTGATCGATTAA
- a CDS encoding amino acid aminotransferase yields the protein MFDHLNSLPADPILGLLATYRSDENPSKIDLGVGVYKDEAGHTPVLQAVKEAETRLLQSEETKAYIGPAGTPGFNTAMQELVLGAGHTALLANRVRSAQTPGGCGALRVLAEFTNRAKEGATIWVSDPTWANHVPLLGNAGLQIKSYPYYDRATSSLKFDAMVETLKQVGEGDLVLFHACCHNPCGADLSREQWKVLAEMAQKQGFTPFIDMAYQGFGESLDADAYGLRLMAESVPEMLVAASCSKNFGLYRERVGLAMVIYSDAAAADRGQSQLLNVVRGNYSMPPNHGGAIVESILTDASLRANWEAELTEMRERINSLRSGLVESLQSAGAAGDFSFIQQQKGMFSFLGINPEQVQKLQQKYSIYMVDSSRISIAGLSQNNMAYFCQSVAEVLES from the coding sequence ATGTTTGACCACCTGAACAGCCTACCCGCGGATCCGATCCTCGGCCTTCTGGCTACTTACCGCAGTGACGAGAACCCCAGCAAAATTGACCTGGGCGTTGGCGTCTACAAAGATGAGGCGGGCCATACCCCGGTATTGCAGGCAGTAAAAGAAGCGGAAACCCGCCTGCTGCAAAGCGAAGAGACCAAGGCGTACATCGGTCCGGCGGGCACGCCAGGATTCAATACTGCCATGCAGGAACTGGTACTTGGTGCTGGCCATACCGCATTGCTGGCGAATCGCGTGCGCTCGGCGCAAACCCCCGGTGGTTGCGGCGCTCTCAGAGTGCTGGCGGAGTTCACCAATCGCGCCAAAGAGGGCGCGACCATTTGGGTGAGCGACCCTACCTGGGCGAACCATGTGCCCTTGCTGGGTAATGCCGGTCTGCAGATCAAGAGTTATCCCTATTACGATCGCGCGACCAGCAGCCTGAAGTTTGATGCCATGGTCGAAACCTTGAAGCAGGTAGGTGAGGGCGACCTGGTGCTGTTCCATGCCTGCTGTCACAACCCCTGTGGTGCGGATCTCAGCCGTGAACAGTGGAAGGTGCTGGCAGAGATGGCTCAGAAGCAGGGCTTCACCCCTTTCATTGATATGGCCTACCAGGGCTTTGGTGAAAGCCTGGACGCAGACGCCTACGGTCTGCGCCTGATGGCCGAGTCGGTGCCGGAAATGCTGGTTGCCGCCTCCTGCTCCAAGAACTTTGGTTTGTACCGTGAGCGCGTTGGCCTGGCGATGGTTATCTACAGCGATGCCGCGGCGGCGGATCGTGGTCAGAGCCAGCTGTTGAATGTGGTGCGTGGAAACTACTCCATGCCGCCCAACCACGGCGGCGCTATTGTTGAGTCCATTTTGACCGACGCCAGTCTACGGGCAAACTGGGAAGCCGAGCTGACGGAAATGCGTGAGCGTATCAATAGCCTGCGCTCCGGTTTGGTAGAGAGTCTGCAAAGTGCCGGTGCGGCCGGTGATTTCAGCTTCATCCAACAGCAGAAGGGTATGTTTTCTTTCCTGGGAATTAACCCGGAGCAGGTGCAGAAGCTGCAGCAGAAGTATTCCATTTATATGGTAGATTCGAGCCGTATCAGTATTGCCGGCTTGAGCCAGAACAACATGGCTTACTTCTGTCAGTCGGTGGCGGAAGTACTGGAAAGCTGA
- a CDS encoding class II 3-deoxy-7-phosphoheptulonate synthase, whose product MEIEVEVPVPESVVNPWDPASWRKLPAHQQPKYQSASEVESVEQQLAGYPPLVFAQEARELRRQLAEVAQGKAFLLQGGDCAESFADFNANSIRDTFKVLLQMAVVLTFAGNLPVVKVARMAGQYAKPRSADMESVGGIELPSYRGDIINGIDFTSEARVPDPQRMLTAYNQSAATLNLLRAFAQGGLADLHQVHAWNLSFLENNPQRDRYSQLAERLQDALEFMAVCGVNSSNTPAIRETTLYTSHEALLLNYEQALTRTDSLTGKWYDCSAHMLWIGERTRQLDAAHVEFLAGVWNPVGVKVGPGMATDELLRLIDRLNPNNEPGRLTLITRMGADTLGEKLPALVRAVEREGRSVVWSTDPMHGNTEKASSGYKTRNFDNILREIRDFFAVHRAEGSHPGGIHLEMTGQHVTECTGGAWKISDADLASCYRTQCDPRLNADQVLELAFCISEMLRDGRNGTARN is encoded by the coding sequence ATGGAAATTGAGGTAGAAGTCCCCGTGCCTGAATCTGTAGTAAACCCCTGGGATCCCGCCAGCTGGCGCAAGCTGCCGGCGCACCAGCAGCCCAAATACCAATCTGCCAGCGAAGTCGAGTCTGTGGAGCAGCAGCTGGCAGGTTATCCACCTCTGGTATTTGCGCAGGAGGCGCGCGAATTGCGTCGCCAGTTGGCAGAAGTTGCCCAGGGCAAAGCGTTTTTACTGCAGGGCGGGGACTGCGCCGAATCCTTTGCAGACTTCAATGCAAACAGTATTCGCGACACCTTTAAAGTGCTATTGCAGATGGCGGTGGTGCTGACTTTTGCCGGCAATTTACCGGTGGTCAAGGTTGCGCGCATGGCTGGCCAGTATGCCAAACCTCGCTCGGCCGATATGGAATCCGTGGGCGGCATAGAATTGCCGAGCTACCGTGGGGACATCATCAACGGTATCGACTTTACCTCTGAAGCCCGCGTACCGGATCCGCAGCGGATGCTGACTGCCTACAATCAGTCCGCGGCCACCCTCAACCTGCTGCGCGCCTTTGCCCAGGGCGGGCTTGCGGATCTCCATCAGGTGCACGCCTGGAACCTCAGTTTCCTGGAGAATAACCCGCAGCGCGATCGCTACTCGCAACTGGCCGAGCGTCTGCAGGATGCACTGGAATTTATGGCCGTTTGCGGCGTCAATTCCAGTAACACCCCGGCGATTCGTGAAACGACGCTTTATACCTCCCACGAGGCGCTGCTGCTGAACTACGAGCAGGCGTTGACCCGCACCGATAGCCTCACCGGAAAGTGGTATGACTGTTCCGCGCATATGCTCTGGATCGGTGAGCGCACTCGCCAGCTGGATGCGGCCCACGTAGAGTTTCTGGCGGGCGTTTGGAACCCGGTCGGGGTCAAGGTCGGGCCGGGTATGGCCACCGATGAGCTGCTTCGCCTGATCGATCGACTGAACCCGAACAACGAGCCCGGGCGTTTGACGCTGATTACCCGCATGGGTGCAGATACCCTGGGTGAAAAACTACCGGCACTGGTGCGTGCGGTAGAGAGGGAAGGGCGCTCAGTGGTGTGGAGCACCGACCCGATGCACGGCAATACCGAGAAGGCTTCCAGTGGTTATAAAACCCGGAACTTCGATAATATCCTGCGGGAAATTCGCGACTTTTTTGCGGTGCACCGAGCGGAAGGCAGTCACCCGGGAGGGATTCACCTGGAGATGACCGGGCAACATGTTACCGAGTGTACCGGCGGGGCCTGGAAAATTTCCGACGCCGATTTGGCCAGTTGCTATCGCACTCAGTGTGACCCGCGCTTGAATGCAGATCAGGTGCTGGAGCTCGCCTTCTGTATTTCTGAAATGCTGCGGGATGGCCGCAACGGAACCGCCCGGAATTAA
- a CDS encoding glutathione S-transferase family protein, which yields MFQLFIGNKNYSSWSLRPWLLATQLQIPFEEQLVPFDEGGSWQKFRKFSPTGLVPCLVDGEVTVWDSLAIAEYLYETYPAVWPQDKTARAWARSAAAEMHAGFFALRNQCSMNCGVTISLHQVDSALQRDLDRLDELWRQGLDRFGGPYLAGEAFTAVDAFFAPVAIRLQGYQLALSETAMEYCQRLLDLPAMQSWIRAALVEPWRETEHEMELQAFGAIVEDRRAR from the coding sequence ATGTTTCAGCTTTTTATCGGCAATAAAAATTATTCGTCCTGGTCTCTGCGCCCCTGGCTGCTGGCCACCCAGCTGCAAATTCCGTTTGAGGAGCAGCTGGTGCCGTTTGATGAAGGCGGTAGTTGGCAGAAATTCCGCAAATTCTCGCCCACCGGGCTGGTGCCTTGTCTGGTCGATGGGGAAGTGACGGTGTGGGACTCCCTCGCCATTGCTGAATACCTCTACGAAACTTATCCGGCGGTCTGGCCGCAAGATAAAACTGCCAGAGCCTGGGCGCGTAGTGCCGCCGCAGAAATGCATGCGGGCTTCTTTGCGCTGCGCAATCAGTGCAGTATGAACTGCGGTGTCACCATATCGCTGCACCAAGTGGACAGTGCGCTGCAGAGAGATCTGGATCGCCTGGATGAGCTCTGGCGGCAAGGGTTAGACCGGTTCGGCGGTCCCTATTTGGCAGGGGAGGCATTCACTGCGGTCGATGCTTTTTTTGCGCCGGTGGCGATTCGTTTGCAGGGGTATCAGTTGGCCCTCAGCGAAACAGCGATGGAGTACTGTCAAAGGCTGCTAGACCTTCCGGCCATGCAATCCTGGATCCGTGCGGCACTTGTGGAACCCTGGCGCGAAACTGAGCACGAGATGGAGCTGCAGGCCTTTGGTGCCATTGTGGAAGATCGACGGGCGCGCTGA